In a single window of the Nitrospira sp. MA-1 genome:
- a CDS encoding molecular chaperone TorD family protein: MTSGVKEGKKAGKNGMTVSGSEKSVKISPKDAPAVDRALCRSKLYLLVSWGYLYPEDEEFLDYLQSGEFVEDGKLALEGLKKELQSIGGEEAQERLAALVGNFNAIEAWISSEGENWSLQDLRDEHRRVFSNVIALDCPPYETLFGNDHVFGQSYVMGDISGFYSAFGLQLSPDIHERLDHLSVELEFMHYLAYKESYAILHDGAEKLKTVIEAEKKFVKEHIGRWVPLFSGMLIRKADYGFYKILADFTSNWMAFDIAFLGVTPQPYSETDYRPATYNNPEGQSFECGAQDKGNELSLLMSEVGADAFLDKESGASEQSDND, from the coding sequence ATGACATCAGGCGTTAAAGAGGGGAAAAAAGCAGGAAAAAACGGAATGACAGTTTCCGGAAGTGAAAAGTCCGTCAAGATATCTCCAAAGGATGCGCCAGCTGTTGATCGAGCACTTTGTCGGAGTAAGCTCTATCTTCTTGTGTCATGGGGTTATCTGTATCCAGAAGATGAGGAATTTTTGGATTATCTTCAAAGTGGAGAATTTGTTGAAGATGGGAAATTAGCCCTGGAGGGTTTGAAAAAAGAACTGCAAAGTATAGGCGGAGAAGAGGCACAGGAGCGTCTTGCTGCATTGGTTGGCAATTTTAATGCGATTGAAGCCTGGATATCATCCGAAGGGGAAAATTGGAGCCTCCAGGATTTACGTGATGAGCATCGAAGGGTGTTTAGTAATGTCATTGCCTTGGATTGTCCGCCGTACGAAACATTGTTTGGAAATGATCATGTGTTTGGCCAGTCATACGTAATGGGAGATATTTCTGGTTTTTATAGTGCCTTTGGCCTTCAGCTTTCTCCTGATATTCATGAGCGCCTTGATCATTTAAGTGTAGAGTTAGAATTTATGCATTATTTGGCCTATAAAGAATCATATGCCATTCTTCATGATGGAGCAGAAAAACTTAAGACCGTCATTGAAGCGGAGAAGAAATTCGTCAAAGAGCATATTGGTCGATGGGTGCCTTTGTTTTCAGGAATGTTAATTAGAAAAGCCGATTATGGATTTTATAAAATTTTGGCCGATTTCACATCAAATTGGATGGCCTTCGACATTGCATTTTTAGGGGTAACTCCTCAGCCTTATTCGGAAACTGATTATCGCCCTGCAACATACAATAACCCTGAAGGTCAAAGCTTTGAATGTGGAGCTCAAGATAAAGGGAACGAACTGAGC